A stretch of DNA from Lepus europaeus isolate LE1 chromosome 11, mLepTim1.pri, whole genome shotgun sequence:
AAGTGCACGAAGGCTTCTTCCAGATCATTCCGTGAGTGCAGGACAGCGTGATCTCTGCCAGGCCCGGGGCTCAGACCAAGTGCCTGCAGGAGCCGCACCCCCGAGAGCACCACATCGACGCATGCGTTGACCCTGGAAGGGAGGGGATCGAGATCAGTGACAGCAGCCGGGGCACGGGGTGCTCCCTCATCTGACAGCAGGAAGACGCCGCAGAGAACCGTGCCCAAGTGCAAAGTCAACAGCACACGGGCAAGGAGACCTGTGTCTGGGTGGAGGCACGGGGGTCAGGACGCCAGGCAAACCTCGCACCGCTCACAGTGAGGAGACAGGCGCTCAGCATCGCAGCGCGAGGCTGTGGGACAAAGGCATGTGAACGTGTCATCTATGAAACGGCAGTAACCCCGGCATTTAACTCAGAGCTGCTGGGCAAACAGCTAGCAGTGCGCTGAGGAGCAGGCCTGTGCAGTACGCTTCGGTCTGAAGCTGAGCAGCAGAAACCTCCCGTGGAAACACAGTGAGGACGGCGGGCAGTCACACCCGAGAGACCGCCGCTCCCAGCGGAAGCCTGCGCACGAGCAGGGCGGGCCGTGTGCCAGGACGCAGGCCCTCCCGCCCAGGTGTTCCCAGGACCGACTGCGGACTGCAGCGGCTGGGAGAGCTGATGCCCCAATACCTGGTGGCTGCACGGAGCCAGCGGAGGACGCGGGGGTCCAGCGTGTACAGCCAGTGCCCACGTGCACGAGGTTCTGGCTTCCTGCACCTACCGTCACCCCTCCTTTACAGCGCAGGGCCCCCAGTCACAGGACACGGCCGGggccttcctgcctctgcctgtgggggacgCCATCCTCACGGTGGGGACAGCACACAGGCAGCCCCACCTCTGAGAAGAGCAGAGCTCACACAGGCCAACAGGACGGAGTCAGGCTGCAGGTCATCCGGAGCAGCTCTGACACCTGCAGCAAACTTCTCAGGGAAGAGGCCTGGGGCAGACACAGTGGGCACACCCTCCttccagccgctgcagcctccagagggcaggcagggtcAGGGAGGGCAGCTTCCTTTTCCCCCACACTATTTCTGGTTTCTACAAGTACATGTTGCCCCTCcccattcttaagatttatttatttatttgaaagtcagagttacatagagcaggagggccagagagagaggtcttacatccgccagctcactccccaattggccacaacggctggagccaggagctttttccaggtctcccacgcaggtgcaggggcccaaaatcttgggccatcttctactgctttcccagaccatagcaaagagctggatcggaagtggggcagctgggacgcaaactggtgcccacaggggacacaggcactgcaggtggcagctttacccactatgctacagcactgcccccctacccctttatttccaaagatttatttggaaggtataGTAATTAGGAAagcgagggagagaggcagagagagataggaacAGAATcagctctccagtatgggatgctggcattgcaagtggcagctcagcACACCAAGAGCTCCTGGATTTGTGTTGTGAAAAGTGTTTTGCCTGCTAAACAGCATTCAAATAGTCAAATTTTCTTATCCTTTTAAAATCAAAGACCATCTACTGACTGACAAACTAGAGGAGCACGGCCTGAGAgctgctgtgggtgggagggggtgtgGTGTACACTGtcaccacatgggacacctgcgtGCCCTGTcggtgcctgggatcaagtccccacctctgcttccaactgcagcttcctgccaacgcaccacgggaggcagcaggtgagggctcaagtacctgggtccctgcctcccacgggggagaccaggaCGAGCTCCTGCTTCTGGAGTTccgcaagcatttagggagtgagccagtggatggaagacatctctctctcagtctctgtcatttaaataaaatccttgtttgttttttaagttccTATTACACTTCAGCACATACAACACAGCAGCAGGCACACACAGGTTGCCCTAATTTACAGCAAATGCAGCCTCCCCCGTGTGCGGGGCACCATCTCAGTGGGAACACAGGCATGCCGGCTCTCAGTCCAGGGGTCCCTCCATGGAGGGAAAGTTCAGAAACAATGGGAAACCCATAGTTGGAAATAATTACTTCAAAAATCATAAACACCACCTCCATATCTAGTTCTGTTGAGCCTTAAATAGCCAACTCTTAAAAATGTGAAAGTTTAAAAAGTTCAGCATATTTTGCAACACAAGACAAACTCTAGCAAAACCGatcttcagttaaaaaaaaaacctactgggGCCActgccgtggcacagcgggttaaagccccagcatcccatatgggcaccggttctaaccccagctgctcctcttccgatccagctctctgctatggcctggggaagcagaagacggcccaagtccttgggcccctgcacccacgtgggagacccgaaggaagctcctggctcttggcttcagatcggcccagctgtggctgatgtggccatttggggagtgaaccagcagacaagagagctctctgtatcttttttaaaaaattctataaataaaacttaaaaggaaaCTTTGCAtccagaaattaatttttaaaaggagtaagtcatgaggctggcactggcatagcaggtaaaacgtctgcctgcagtgccggcatcccatatgggtgcctgttcgagtcctggctgctccacttcagatccagctctctgctacagcctgggaaagcagtggaagacggcccaaatgcttggggccttgcagccgcatgggagagaaaaagctcctggctcctgctattaTGTCAAACATTAATTTTCCCTAATCCAACCAGTTTGTTCGACTCAAAACCAGCACAATAAAGAGCACTGCCCTTCCTCTGAAATCCAAGTGGGCTTCCTCCACAgcttcttctttttctaaatcaCTCTTAAAATGGCAACAATGTGGCCTGAACAAGAAACCACAAACTTAAACTGGGAAAGACCAGGCTTCAGCTACACCCTGGGCATCTGTTTTTACCTTGTTTACTATCTGTACCTGTCTACCTGAAAGGCTGCTGTAACTAAAGTACCCAAAACTAAAACCCTCACAGGTGAACGCGGGTTCCAGCCTCCCTCAACCTCACCCTTTGTCACCAGGGCCAAGCAAACCTGCACAGCTTCTTAACCAGTATCAGTGTCTCAGGACATTCCTCCCCAGTCACTCTGTGTTGGGAGTGCGTGAGAGAAGGGGGAGCAAAGAATACGTGGGTGTGTGTGACAGAACCCAGAGAacgaaggaatgaatgaatggagtgCGAAGGGGAAGGGAATGAATGTGTGCAAGATCGAGTCAAGCTACAACCCCCCAAATGAGATTCTTCCACCTCGTGTACATGCATTCTCATCTTTACAAATCCCCaaaagagagattttaaaaatctaaggagAAATGTTAGCAATAATCAATCTGTGTCACCAACAGAAATTACGTCCAGAAGCAAACAGGCTGCAGCCACTGCTCAAAGCCACCCTTCCCGTTCCCACCAGTCACTCGGGCAAAGCCCCGGCGCCGCTCCCTCGCTTTCCTGAGCCCCACCACACACCGACACACAAGGCCCTTCCAGTCTGGCCCGGCCCCTCTGCTGCAGCACAGCCACCTGCTGTTCCCGTCTCCACCCCTGTGTCTGGTCCTCGCCAGGTGGGCTCGCGCCCCTCTGTTCCCGTCTCCACCCCTGTGTCTGGCCCTCGCCCCTCTGCCTGGACAAGTCTTTCTCCCTGGCTGTGCCCACgccgcccctccccagggctccttCCCAAGGCGGCACTGTTAAGCCTCCCACGGAGGGATATCCTGTGTCCCCTCCCCTAAAACCAGGGCGACCTGCGCCTCTGCTGGAAGTGACCCTGTGAGGGACACCCTGTCCTGCCCCACCCGTGTGCTGTCAGAAAAGCACGGACACGGAGAAGCCACCATCCCCGCCCTGCGCAGGCCACAGGCCAGGCTGCCTGGGAGCCCCGGGAAGTCCCAGATCTACCAAAGACAGCAGGTGCTAGGCTTCACTCTGACGTCTGTGCACACAGCCGGCTCTGAGCCCCTGGGGGACTCAGGACCCTCCTCGGGAGAGCGGGTCGCCCTGCTCATCCCACTCGCTCAGCGAAGCTTCCACACCTGTCGCGGACCGGGCCGTGTCACAAGCACACCCCCCATTTGCACGGGAGAGCGCCGCCCCCCCCCACGTGACTGCGTGTGGACCGCGGCCTTGAGGAATCAGGGTTAACGGAGCCCACGAGGTGCGCCCTGCCCCGCAGGGATGGAGACACCGGGACGACGCCGGGAGCCAGCCCCGCCGGCACCGGGCCGCGCGCTCTCAGCCTCAGACCCGAGAAGGCCTTCCTGCTGTCAGACAGCGGCCCGAGCTGACCACCGTTCCCTGCGGGTGAGGCCGGCACGGGCCCGACAGGAGCCGGGGGCTGACGCCAACCTCGGGCAGCGAGGGAGAGGCCGAGACGGCTGACGGGGCCGCACGTGGGCCGCGGAGACGCGAAGGCAGACGCCGCAGGGCGCCCCCGCGAGCGCGTCCACGCCGGCGGCCGCTCGGTGGGGCCGCGCCCACACCCAGGCTTCGCGTGGCGCCTGCGGGGCGGAGCAGGAGTCCAGTCCGGGAGAGACGGGGGCCGCCCGGGACAGGCGCCCCGACACCGGGCGGAGAGGACGGGCGGGGGGCGTCAGACGGAGCcggcagccagggcccagccgCTGAGGGCGCCGCGCGGACGGGGGAGCCCGCGGCGGGCCGAGCGGGCGGGCAGGGGCCACCGACGCCGAGCGCAGCCCGTGGAGTCCCGCGGCGCCCACGGCCCCCAGGCCCGACGCCCCTCGCCAGGAGGACGCCCGGAAACCGCACCCCACGCCGCCGGGGCCGGCCCCCGAGCGCCCGCGCCCCCTCAGGGAGGCCCCGCGCCCCGGCACTCACCCCACGGCCACGCGGCGCCAGCGCCGGGCCGGCTGCACGATGAGCGCGTCCCAGGCGGCCGCCAGCCGGCTCTCGGGGGAGGCGGGTCCCAGGGCCGCCGGCGCCGGGCCCAGTCGCAGCGAGCTCCAGAGCGAGCGCAGCGCCGACCCCGGCAGCTCGGGCTCCAGCAGGAAGACGCAGCCGACCGCCAGCGCCAGAAAGCCCGCGTACGCGGAGCCGCGCCACAGCGCCATGGGTGCCGCCACGTTCCGGTCTCCCGCCTCTTCAACGACGTCGACGCACGTGTTACGTCACACCAGCGCGCCAGGTCCCCTAcaacggggcggggcggggctgtgggcGGGGCGCCGCGGGCCACCTCTCAGGCCGAGCCTAGGCGCTGGTGTGGGCGGGGTGAGGGCGTGGGCTGGGCGCTGGTTGTGGGCGGGGCGCCTCAGGCCGAGTCTGGCCGCTGGTTGTGGGCGGGGCGCCGAGTGGGCGGGGCGCCGCGGGCCGAGTCTGGGCGCTGGTTGTGGGCGGGGCGCCTCAGGCCAGTCTGGGCGCTGGCGTGGGCGGGGCGCCGAGTGGGCGGGGCGCCGCGGGCCGAGTCTGGGCGCTGGTTATGGGCGGGGCGAGGCCGTGGGCGGGGCGCCTCAGGCCAGTCTGGGCGCTGGTTGTGGGCGGGGCGCCTCAGGCCAGtctgggcgtgggcgtgggcgggGCGCCGAGTGGGCGGGGCGCCGCGGGCCGCCTCTCAGGCCGCGTCCGTCGCTCCGGGAGGTGTCCGGCTCCGTCCCGGTCCTGGCCGTGGCCCGCGCCCTGGTTCCCGGCCCACCTCCGCCCCCGTCTAGGGGCGTCCCTCGCAGGAGACTGGGCCGCCTGGGGAAGCCGACCGGGACCGAGACCCGGGACCGAGCGTCTCCACTGGAATTCGCTCCGAGTCGGGGCCTCAAGTCGGCTGGTTGGGGCTGAAGGTCCCCAGGGGCGGCCCCGGGAGCTGggaggccgggccgggcctgggaCGAGGCTGCTCCCGGGGCGGTAGAGGGGCAGCCGCCTTCCCGCGCTCGGCGCCTGCTTCCCTCCGTCCTGGGCCGGCCAGGACGTGGACCGCGTCACTCCTGCTTGAACAGGACGGAGTTTACTCCTGATGTGCAGGTCCGGGTGCAGGCGCGTTGTAGGCTGCAGCGGGAACTCCGGTccctgtggccatcaggggagccGCCCCGGGCCTCCCGCCCTCACCCGACCCGTGGTCAGCGGTCAGCCTGGGTCTGCACTGTGGGGTGCAGGCGCGTTGTAGGCTGCAGCGGGAGCTCCGGTccctgtggccatcaggggagccGCCCCGGGCCTCCCGCCCTCACCTGCTCACCCGACCCGTGGTCAGCGGTCAGCCTGGGTCTGCACTGTGGGGTGCAGGTGCGTTTTAGGCTGCAGCGGGAGCTCCGGTCCCTGTGGCCGTCAGGGGAGCCGCCCTGGGCCTCCCGCCCTCACCCGACCCGTGGTCAGCGGTCAGCCTGGGTCTGCACTGTGGGCCGCGCAGCCAGGTGGGAGCCAAAGCCTGGCTGGGCTCCAGCGTGGACTGAGAAAGCAGGTGGTGGTGCAGCCTGGGGCGGCCTCTGGTCGGCACTCACCCCGCACCCCTTCCTCACCGCCAGAACTCCAGGCCCTGGACACAGCTCTTCAATGGTTGCAGGTGCTGATGGCCTGTCTGTGCCCTCTGGGATGCAACCCCCATGTTTTTCCAAAGTTGTTTTCCTGTTAGGTTTCTGGGGGCTATTTGTGAAGTGTCCCAGAGTGGACAGCGGAGGTCCCACTGCCTGGGCGGGACAGGAAAGGGCCGTCTGGGACTCAAAGCACCCCTGCCCCAACCTGCCTCCAGGCATGGTCTTTGCTTCTCTCCTGCATTTCCCAGACCCAGGCCACGCTGCCCTGGCTGGGCACCtgacatcccaggtggcagccctCAGCGTCCCGGGCCCTCAGTGGCAGGGGCAAGGCCTGCAggtccccagcctgcagagggagcaggtgcttggccccCACCCACACCGTCCCCATTCATGCCTACTTGTTTTAGCAAATGAGTTACTCcttggcgtagcaggttaagctgccacctgcagtgccggcatcccatgtgggctccggtttgattcccggctgcatcacttctgatccagctctctgctgtggcctgggaaagcaggagaagatggcccaagtcctgggaccctgcacccacatgggagacaggaggatcctggctcctggcttcggatccgtgtagctccggccaactgggtagtgaaccagcagatggaggacatctctctctgcctctgccgccctttctgtgtaactccaactttccaataaataaatcttaaaaaaaaaaaaatgactgactCCTAAGAAGGTAACTCTCAATCTGATGCAACCAATCTTTTAGGAAACATGTCCTGTTCTTCATGAACAAGCTGTTTTGCACAGGATCCCATGGCTGTCCTGGAACTGGGTGGAGGGAAATGGCCCAAAAATCCCCTTCCCTACTTCCTTGGTCCAAACCTTTAGGCCTCCCTGCCCTTAATGAGGGAGTATCTGAACActtctctgcttaaaaaaaatccaaaaagccCTGTGCACATTTCCTCTTTGGCAGTATATGGAAAATGCTGAGAAGTACACTCTAAGAACCACCCTTGATCcagggtgggcatctggcacagtggttaagaccccaCCCAGGATGCCTGCGCTTTAAGTGGGACTGCCTCCTGCTCatgtaggccctgggaggcagcagggatggctcaggtcctcgggtcccttgtcacccacatgggaggcctggcttgagttcccagctcctgctccagcttggcccagatgTGGCTCTTGTGGGTATCTGAGCACAGAACTAGTGGGTGGGagaactgttttgttttgttttttttttttaaagattttatttgtttgagaggtagagttacagacagtgagagggagaagcagagagaaaggtcttctatctgttggtttactccccagatggccacgatggctggagctgcaaagatctgaagtcaggagccaggtgcttcctcctggtctccgtgtggatgcagggacccaaggacttgagccatccgccactgctttcccaggccacagcagagagctggattggaagaggagcagctgggactagaaccggtgctcacataggatgctggggccgcaggcagaggattaacctactatgtcacagcgtcagccccacttttttttttttaaaggttggacGCTTTAggatgtaagtttttttttttttttttttttttttaagatttatttattggctggcgccgcagctcactagcctaatcctctgcctgtggcgccggcacccaaggttctagtccaggttggggcaccagttctgtcccggttgctcctcttccagtccagctctctgctgtggcctgggaaggcagcagaagatggcccaagtgcctgggctctgcacccacatgggagaccaggaggaaacacctggctcctggcttcagatctgcgcagcgcaccggacgtagcagccatttggagggtgaaccaatggaaggaagacctttctctctgtctctcactgtctaactctgcctaaaaaaaaaaaaaaaatttatttgaaagtcagagttacacagagagagaaggagaggcagatgcagagagaggtcttccatccactggttcacttcccaattggctgcaacagccagagctgggccaatgcgaagccaggagcaaaaagcttcttccaggtctcccatgtggctgcaggggccccagggcttgggacatcttctactgctttctcaggctacagcagagagctggatgggaagtggagcagctgggacttgaatcagcgccaatatgggattctgtcactgcaggtggtggctttacccgctcttCATGTAACCTACAGGTGGTGAGGCTGTTCCCAGGTTGAAATCCTGGACTCCCCTTGTGGCCAGAGCATGGACCCCTGGTGGAGAAGCCCGCAGAGCACAGGGCTGTGTGAGGGGTCCCAGACTCCCCTTGTGTGCAGTGGACACTTCAGGGCCAGCCTGCAGCCTATCTGCAGCACAGGGAGAGGACCCTTGGGTGTGGGTGTCCAGCCCCTCTGAGTCACGAAGCTGGGCTTCACTCATCCTGTCAGGTCAGCTGCAATGCTCTCAGAAGGTTTAAGGGACTGGCCCCTGTGTTCCAGCTTCTCATGCCACCATCAAGATGCTAATGCAATTCTGGGTCCTGACAATGTCTGTGAaaactttctcctcctttctggAAACATCTCCACCGTCACATTCTGAGCAGTCGTTCTGTCTTGTCTCTCAAGGCTTTCACTGTGCAAACACGCAtccctttggggagtaaaacagcacctgaagatctttctctctgtagctctacctttcaaataaataatttttttttaaaagcccaagTCTTTCAACACccacacccacttgggaaacctggcccAGTCTGACCACTGTGgttacttggggagtaaaccattgtaCAGAaggttctctgtttctgtctccttttctctctgtagctctgcctttcaaatgtataaataaataaatcttaagaaaaacaaaattattgaaaaaaactTTGGCAGTTGTGTTTTTAGAGTTCTTTTAATACTGAGTacacatacttttaaaaactattgcaagctttcttattttgtaaatatagcatttttgaaaaaaatctctgtgaaGATATTGGCATTGTAAAGAActtcttttgggggctggcactgtggcacagtaggttaagcctctgcctgagatgccggcattcccagtgggcaccggttcaggtcccagctgctcctcttccattccgggtctctgctaatggctgggaaggcagtgaaagatggccgaagcgcttgggctcctaaacccgtatgggagacccaaaaaaagatcctagctcctggctttggatcagctcagctctggctgttctagccatttgggaatgaaccagtggatggaaggcctatctctctgtctctacctctctctgtctataattctgcctctcaaataaataaatatttttcaaaaaattatttcattttatttgaaaggcagagagaaatataagaaagagagagagagttcccatatactggttccctccccaatgcctgcaacagctccatctgggccacaccaaaaccaggagccaggaacttatctgggcctcccacaggtGTGGCAGAGACAAgcagctgagccatcactgctgcctcccagagtgtgcatcaggcagaagctggattggaagcagggccaggacttgacccagacactcagacacgagcaggcagcccaagcagcacCTTCAGCGCTCTGCTAATGCCTGCCCAacgttatctgaaaggcagtgttacagagagagaacgagagagagagagatcccgtcctctgattcactccactaatggccacaatggctggagttgggccaatccaaagccaggaaccaggagcttcttcccagtctcccacatgggtggaggggcagcatcttctgctgctttcccaggcacagcagcagggagctggatcagaagtggaacagccaggatttcaaTCTGTGCCCAAAGCaggcgctggcactgcaggtggtggcttaacctattataccgcagt
This window harbors:
- the LOC133770411 gene encoding ADP-dependent glucokinase-like isoform X3; translated protein: MALWRGSAYAGFLALAVGCVFLLEPELPGSALRSLWSSLRLGPAPAALGPASPESRLAAAWDALIVQPARRWRRVAVGVNACVDVVLSGVRLLQALGLSPGPGRDHAVLHSRNDLEEAFVHFMGRGAAAERFFSDKEAFQDIARVASALPAAQHYVGGNAALIGQKFAANTDLKGRSGAS
- the LOC133770411 gene encoding ADP-dependent glucokinase-like isoform X2, which translates into the protein MALWRGSAYAGFLALAVGCVFLLEPELPGSALRSLWSSLRLGPAPAALGPASPESRLAAAWDALIVQPARRWRRVAVGVNACVDVVLSGVRLLQALGLSPGPGRDHAVLHSRNDLEEAFVHFMGRGAAAERFFSDKEAFQDIARVASALPAAQHYVGGNAALIGQKFAANTDLKGFPFTWSWPV